The following coding sequences are from one Dermacentor andersoni chromosome 5, qqDerAnde1_hic_scaffold, whole genome shotgun sequence window:
- the LOC140218379 gene encoding putative nuclease HARBI1 produces the protein MAAFVIALAAAAAARQSGRGRREPEDAFDMPDDQFRRHFRLKKETVRWLCDEVAEELGGVRTSALSVERQVLCALRFFATGSFQASVGSEETVGVTQPAVSKCVRRVAEAIVHAGARNKWVHFPRTSEEKAAVKEGFLRRGSIPGVIGCVDGSLIAIIAPKGEQKAAFMCCKGYYALNTMFICDAGMRILAVDPLRPGSDHDAHVWRTTWLRRRFLEGHIAKAGEHLLGDSGYPLEPWLLTPVTGHPPIHTAEGRYNTAHAAMRSVVERCIGLLKSRFRCLQRYRALHYQPERAATIVAACAVLHNLCLDEGDVLLDDVSDDSSNSNSDDESGNPSPQRVPQVRAARMMYLRGCAARDNVISSFGTTRQQHQRYLQRVRRRLRRQQHRQQQ, from the exons atggcggccttcgtgattgcgttggcggcggcggcggcggctcgtcagtccgggcgcgggaggagggagcccgaggatgcgtttgacatgccagacgatcagtttcggcggcactttcgcctgaagaaagaaactgtgcgttggctgtgcgacgaagtggcggaggaactcggaggcgtgagaacttcagcgctgtcggtggagcggcaagtgttgtgcgcgttgcgattcttcgcaacgggcagctttcaagcctcggtagggagcgaggagacggtcggcgtgacccagcctgcggtcagcaagtgtgtgcgacgcgtggcggaggcaatcgtccacgccggggcccgcaacaagtgggtccatttcccgaggacgtcggaggagaaggcggccgtgaaggaagggttccttcgacgcggctccattcccggcgtcatcggatgcgtggacggcagccttatagccatcatcgcaccgaagggcgaacagaaggcggcattcatgtgctgcaaaggctactacgccctcaacacaatgttc atctgcgacgcaggcatgcggatcctcgccgtcgaccctctgcgaccggggtcAGACCACGACGCCCACGTCTGGAGAACTACGTGGTTGCGTCGTCGGTTCCTGGAGGGGCATATTGCCAAGGCCGGCGAACACCTCCTCG GTGACAGCGGCTACCCCCTGGAACCATGGCTCCTGACCCCAGTCACAGGCCACCCTCCCATACACACTGCAGAAGGCAGgtacaacactgcacatgctgccatGCGGTCCGTAGTGGAGCGGTGCATTGGGCTTCTGAAGAGCCGCTTTCGCTGCCTTCAGCGGTACCGCGCCCTCCACTACCAACCAGAGCGCGCTGCCACCATCgttgcagcatgtgcagtgttgcacaACTTGTGTCTTGATGAAGGTGACGTGTTGTTGGATGATGttagtgatgacagcagcaacagcaacagtgACGATGAAAGTGGCAACCCCTCCCCACAGAGAGTTCCCCAAGTGAGGGCAGCACGCATGATGTACCTGAGAGGCTGTGCTGCCCGGGATAATGTTATTAGCTCATTTGGCACGACGCGGCAGCAGCACCAGCGATACCTGCAAagggtgcgaaggcggctgcgtcgacagcagcaccgacagcagcaaTAA